The Candidatus Thorarchaeota archaeon genome includes a window with the following:
- a CDS encoding signal recognition particle protein Srp54 encodes MVLEGLGKSLNSALKKLFGAGVVDEELVKELIKDIQRALLQADVDVNLVMAITKRVEEQALDEDLPRGISRREHIVRVVWDTLAHFLGEKRVPLRIEPGQPNLVMLVGIQGSGKTTTTAKLARYFQKRGIKSGVICADNFRPGAYNQLKQLAEQSNVPFYGDEDEDSAVKLAKRGYKAMKQAGVELILLDTSGRHREETGLIKEMQNISKAVKPQEIILVIDGTLGQQAGSQAAAFNEATDVGSIIVTKLDGSAKGGGALSAVAATDAPIKFIGTGEDLDALEPFKPTKFVGRLLGMSDIKGLIEKVREAQIEVDDDAAMRMMKGQFSLKDMMAQLKQLKKMGPIGKVMEMLGMKYKLPDNVAEIQQENLQKFEVIMNSMTKDELEEPDIIKSSRIERIAQGSGTSKRDVRELLKQHSQMQKMMKKMSKSRRGRRGGIPGMEGLPGL; translated from the coding sequence TTGGTACTAGAAGGTCTTGGAAAATCACTCAACTCCGCATTGAAGAAGCTCTTTGGTGCCGGAGTCGTAGATGAGGAGCTAGTGAAGGAGCTCATCAAGGACATCCAGCGGGCCTTGCTTCAAGCTGATGTAGATGTTAACCTTGTGATGGCAATCACCAAACGGGTTGAGGAGCAGGCACTCGATGAAGACCTTCCACGTGGTATCTCTAGGCGCGAGCATATAGTACGGGTGGTCTGGGATACGCTCGCTCATTTTCTCGGCGAAAAACGAGTACCTCTCAGAATTGAGCCCGGACAACCCAATCTCGTCATGCTTGTCGGAATACAGGGTTCAGGGAAGACAACGACAACTGCAAAACTGGCTCGATACTTCCAGAAGAGAGGTATCAAATCAGGAGTCATCTGTGCGGATAACTTCCGACCTGGTGCTTACAATCAGCTTAAGCAACTAGCCGAGCAATCAAATGTCCCATTCTATGGAGACGAAGATGAAGATAGTGCGGTTAAGCTTGCCAAACGGGGCTACAAGGCCATGAAGCAAGCAGGGGTCGAACTTATCCTCTTAGATACCTCAGGACGGCATAGGGAAGAAACAGGCCTTATTAAAGAAATGCAAAACATTTCAAAGGCAGTTAAGCCCCAGGAAATCATACTTGTTATCGATGGGACGCTTGGACAGCAAGCAGGTTCGCAGGCAGCAGCATTCAATGAAGCAACTGATGTGGGTTCGATTATCGTTACAAAATTGGATGGGAGTGCAAAGGGAGGTGGAGCACTTTCTGCGGTAGCTGCAACAGATGCTCCAATCAAGTTCATCGGCACCGGCGAAGACTTGGACGCACTTGAACCATTCAAGCCTACGAAATTCGTAGGCCGTCTTCTTGGCATGTCAGACATAAAGGGGCTCATTGAGAAAGTACGCGAAGCGCAAATCGAAGTTGATGATGACGCAGCTATGAGGATGATGAAGGGACAATTCTCCCTGAAAGATATGATGGCTCAGCTGAAACAGCTGAAGAAAATGGGACCAATAGGGAAGGTCATGGAGATGCTAGGTATGAAATACAAGCTACCGGACAATGTGGCGGAAATTCAGCAAGAGAATCTCCAGAAATTCGAAGTCATTATGAACTCAATGACCAAAGACGAACTAGAAGAACCGGATATCATCAAATCATCCAGAATTGAAAGAATCGCCCAAGGTTCAGGTACCAGCAAGAGAGATGTTCGCGAACTCCTTAAGCAGCATTCGCAAATGCAGAAAATGATGAAGAAAATGAGTAAATCTCGTCGTGGAAGAAGAGGCGGTATTCCGGGCATGGAAGGACTACCAGGGCTCTAG
- a CDS encoding 50S ribosome-binding GTPase, translating to MPTNVSPEFDAQRKVYEEESNIEQKIKELEKLISLLPRHKGAENMRGHYRRKLAKLKQELQKRREQEKLRRSGRAEEGAVRKEGAGQVCLLGMANSGKSSIINAVTNAEFDVADYPFTTPKPTPAMLKLEDINIQLVELPGVFEGSYDSDMGRKSLAVARNADCIALIIDLSRDVLDQMGTIKRELDRAGIRLNREPSAVRVERVGMGGLQVYGVDKFHGSKKEVYEYLQKRKIRNMIVRFQKEAILQDLRDALDASVAYVRALIIATKGDAPGSEEQFERLQEYYSDRFEIVPISVIEEKNIKKMNWALYDSLDILRIYTKIPGKDREDKPIVLPKGSSVEDAAEKVHKELFVERFRAAVIIRNDAKVQRRQVGLNYPLNDGDILQLMHS from the coding sequence GTGCCAACAAATGTCTCGCCTGAATTCGATGCTCAAAGGAAGGTTTACGAGGAAGAATCCAACATAGAGCAGAAGATTAAGGAATTAGAGAAGCTAATCTCTCTATTGCCCCGTCACAAAGGCGCAGAAAATATGCGGGGGCATTATCGCAGAAAACTTGCCAAGCTAAAGCAAGAACTACAAAAAAGGAGAGAACAAGAGAAACTAAGACGGAGCGGGAGAGCAGAAGAAGGAGCTGTACGAAAGGAGGGCGCAGGACAAGTATGTCTCCTTGGAATGGCAAATAGTGGGAAATCTAGTATAATAAACGCGGTTACAAACGCTGAATTTGATGTTGCAGATTATCCCTTTACCACCCCGAAACCAACACCGGCGATGCTCAAGCTCGAAGACATCAACATCCAGCTTGTCGAATTGCCTGGCGTGTTTGAAGGCAGTTATGATTCCGATATGGGTAGAAAATCATTAGCTGTGGCAAGAAATGCTGATTGTATTGCACTCATCATCGACTTGTCGAGAGATGTTTTAGATCAGATGGGTACAATCAAACGTGAGCTAGACCGCGCGGGAATACGTCTCAATAGAGAGCCTAGTGCCGTCAGAGTTGAACGGGTAGGAATGGGGGGGCTGCAGGTATATGGGGTTGACAAGTTTCACGGGTCCAAAAAAGAGGTCTATGAATATCTCCAGAAACGAAAAATACGTAATATGATAGTTAGATTTCAGAAAGAAGCAATACTGCAAGACTTGCGGGATGCACTTGATGCGAGCGTTGCCTATGTTCGGGCGCTCATAATAGCAACCAAGGGCGATGCCCCAGGCTCCGAAGAGCAGTTTGAGAGGCTTCAAGAATATTATTCTGACAGGTTTGAAATAGTTCCAATATCCGTAATTGAAGAGAAGAACATAAAGAAGATGAATTGGGCATTATATGATAGTCTTGATATTCTACGAATCTACACGAAGATTCCTGGAAAGGACAGGGAAGATAAGCCGATAGTTCTCCCAAAGGGATCGAGTGTAGAAGATGCAGCGGAGAAAGTACACAAGGAGCTTTTCGTGGAAAGATTTCGTGCTGCAGTTATTATCCGAAATGATGCTAAAGTTCAACGTCGACAGGTTGGCTTGAACTATCCTCTCAACGATGGGGATATACTACAGTTAATGCATTCATGA
- a CDS encoding RNA methyltransferase, which produces MSEFPNIVVVLVEPETPGNVGFTSRVLANFGVSNLRIVGVDPRKDDEAQIFAVNAKDVLESAQIYETLDTALEDIHVAWAATARIGKNHNVTRAAVPLPDIPNPEILDANVALVFGRESNGLTNDEISLCDLIFTIPTSEEYSSLNLSHAVAVTLYHIFNNYAEEEPPEPTEATPATRQQREIVNKFFEKAIDCADIQDYRRPIAKQVFRNLLGRAYMTGREVATLTGIIRKFKELACGDEQAD; this is translated from the coding sequence GTGAGTGAATTCCCCAATATTGTCGTGGTGCTTGTTGAACCGGAGACACCGGGCAACGTGGGGTTCACCTCTAGAGTACTTGCGAATTTCGGTGTGTCTAATCTTAGGATAGTAGGTGTGGATCCTCGAAAGGATGATGAAGCGCAGATATTCGCAGTTAACGCAAAAGATGTATTAGAATCAGCACAAATATACGAAACGCTAGATACAGCTCTTGAAGACATCCATGTAGCGTGGGCAGCAACAGCTAGAATCGGAAAAAATCACAATGTGACGCGGGCTGCTGTTCCTTTACCCGACATACCGAATCCCGAAATCCTCGATGCCAATGTCGCCTTGGTATTTGGACGGGAAAGCAATGGTTTGACGAATGATGAAATTTCTCTTTGTGATTTGATATTCACAATTCCAACTTCAGAGGAATACAGTAGTCTGAATCTAAGCCATGCTGTCGCAGTGACATTGTATCATATTTTCAACAACTATGCTGAAGAAGAACCTCCAGAACCCACTGAAGCAACACCTGCAACCAGACAGCAACGAGAAATCGTTAACAAGTTCTTTGAAAAAGCAATCGATTGTGCGGACATCCAAGATTATCGGCGGCCGATAGCAAAGCAGGTCTTCCGTAATCTCCTTGGGCGTGCATATATGACTGGTCGGGAAGTAGCAACGTTAACCGGAATAATCCGCAAGTTCAAGGAGTTGGCTTGTGGTGATGAGCAGGCAGACTAG
- a CDS encoding 50S ribosomal protein L16: protein MGRRPGHCYRLQDRPPFVRKKYIHRQPPMRITSFDMGNTKGDFEIKISLVALQTCQIRHHSLEAARVAANRWLLRNVTRPKYHLRVRVKPFHFLRENKMISGAGADRVQDGMRKAFGKVIGRAARVDRHQAILTVRCNRESLKDARKALNKASYKLPPSCRIEFDEIDPELRRKLGYGTY from the coding sequence ATGGGAAGACGACCCGGACATTGTTACAGACTTCAAGACCGTCCCCCTTTTGTTCGCAAAAAGTACATACATCGACAACCACCCATGAGGATAACAAGTTTTGACATGGGAAATACAAAGGGAGACTTCGAAATCAAGATATCATTGGTGGCTCTTCAGACCTGCCAGATACGACACCATTCACTTGAAGCAGCCCGTGTCGCCGCTAACAGATGGCTACTTCGTAATGTAACTCGTCCAAAATACCATCTGCGGGTAAGAGTCAAGCCTTTCCATTTCCTCAGGGAAAACAAAATGATTTCGGGAGCAGGTGCAGACCGTGTTCAAGATGGTATGCGGAAAGCATTTGGAAAGGTTATTGGAAGAGCTGCAAGAGTCGACAGGCATCAGGCAATTCTTACTGTTCGATGTAATCGGGAGAGCCTAAAAGATGCAAGGAAAGCCCTGAATAAGGCCTCATACAAGCTTCCACCTTCATGTAGGATTGAATTTGATGAAATCGATCCTGAACTCCGCCGAAAACTTGGATATGGTACATACTAG
- a CDS encoding deoxyhypusine synthase family protein, whose protein sequence is MDKVEHIDPRSESSAKEIIHSMRKIGVLGAGRLGRSMAILERIVDDSQCFTFLAMSGPMVPGGLRLVITRLVENGMVDAIVTSGANIVHDLIEAYGGSHYRVPGGKTDGELRKGGLGRIADITVSDDDFELFEGKIYDFLDSLPEKQRRNISPSEFLYKLGLSLNDENSIVLQSAKADVPIFSPGLIDSMLGFHLYTYSTTKTCTLDFVKDMRILGELVKSANRTGAVILGGGLTKHFTMGSTILRGGLDLAIQITLDRPEGGSLGGAPLKEGVSWEKVQETGAFETVIGDATIIFPFMIAALLN, encoded by the coding sequence ATGGATAAGGTGGAACACATCGATCCCCGGAGTGAGTCCTCCGCAAAGGAAATCATACACTCAATGCGAAAAATTGGTGTTCTAGGTGCTGGGAGACTGGGACGTTCTATGGCGATATTGGAGAGGATAGTTGATGATTCACAGTGTTTCACTTTCCTAGCGATGTCCGGGCCGATGGTTCCTGGTGGCCTCCGATTGGTCATAACACGCCTTGTTGAAAATGGCATGGTTGATGCTATAGTAACCAGTGGCGCCAACATTGTTCATGATTTGATTGAGGCATACGGTGGTTCCCACTATAGAGTTCCAGGTGGAAAAACTGATGGCGAATTGAGAAAAGGGGGCTTGGGTCGCATTGCAGACATAACGGTTAGTGACGATGATTTCGAGCTTTTCGAAGGAAAAATCTATGATTTCCTTGACAGCCTCCCTGAGAAGCAAAGAAGAAATATTTCACCAAGTGAGTTTCTCTACAAACTCGGGCTTTCTTTGAACGATGAAAACTCCATTGTCTTACAGTCGGCAAAAGCAGATGTCCCCATCTTTTCACCTGGTTTGATCGATTCCATGCTTGGTTTTCATTTGTACACATACAGTACTACAAAGACATGCACACTAGATTTTGTCAAAGACATGAGAATCTTAGGTGAACTAGTGAAGTCCGCTAACCGTACTGGTGCAGTAATTTTGGGCGGGGGACTTACAAAGCATTTCACAATGGGTAGCACTATCTTGAGAGGTGGGCTGGATCTCGCAATACAAATAACTCTGGATCGCCCGGAAGGGGGTAGTCTCGGTGGTGCACCACTTAAAGAAGGTGTATCGTGGGAAAAGGTACAGGAAACCGGTGCTTTTGAGACGGTGATTGGCGACGCAACAATCATTTTTCCTTTTATGATAGCCGCGCTGCTAAATTAG
- a CDS encoding 50S ribosomal protein L35ae: MSNNEVLKGRKGVVTSYRRGKHKQHTNQVLLKFNEIDSRSAASTLIGRRVQWTSPKGNGIQGKIVGLHGNNGVVRASFRRNLPGQAIGTGVKLK, translated from the coding sequence ATGTCCAATAATGAAGTGCTAAAGGGTCGAAAAGGCGTTGTAACAAGCTACAGAAGAGGCAAGCATAAGCAGCATACAAATCAAGTTCTTCTGAAGTTTAACGAAATAGATTCCAGATCTGCAGCTTCGACTCTTATTGGTCGCAGAGTACAATGGACGTCCCCGAAAGGAAACGGAATTCAAGGAAAAATCGTGGGCCTTCATGGAAACAACGGTGTTGTCCGTGCAAGTTTCAGGAGAAACCTCCCAGGGCAAGCGATAGGAACTGGTGTTAAGCTGAAATAG
- a CDS encoding radical SAM protein codes for MTFRILQDGRNLLESPFEDTMPLMEEALGARLNRFGDELLCYSPTAYPYRIDSHEQSNRYNYPSLSVTGLSCSLMCEHCKGRLLKGMNPTVTPEEMISECKTISKRGGEGVLISGGSDPSGHVPLDNFGEAIVYAKKDLDLKVVVHTGLVTEDTALMLKKADIDAVMLDIIGSSDVAERVYHIDDATEKMAESLRLLTQFEIPTTPHVLIGLNYGKLGGELEALNLIADFSPAALVIIVLSPVRNTPMEDVTPPAPEVVGKILTIARLGLEQTPLLLGCARPLGDHKIQTDKLAIRAGVNGVALPSQEGVDFAKEKGLHPVYLDVCCSLAYQWLS; via the coding sequence TTGACCTTTAGGATATTGCAGGACGGAAGAAACCTTCTCGAATCTCCATTTGAAGACACTATGCCGCTTATGGAAGAAGCGCTTGGGGCGAGACTAAATCGCTTTGGTGATGAGCTTCTCTGCTACAGTCCTACTGCTTATCCTTATAGGATAGATAGTCACGAACAATCAAATCGCTATAATTATCCTTCACTCAGTGTTACTGGCTTATCATGTTCGCTAATGTGTGAACATTGTAAGGGACGATTGCTCAAAGGAATGAACCCAACGGTCACTCCTGAGGAAATGATATCTGAATGCAAGACGATTAGCAAACGGGGCGGTGAGGGCGTGCTAATTAGTGGGGGCTCAGACCCTTCTGGACATGTGCCCCTTGATAATTTCGGTGAGGCAATCGTTTATGCGAAAAAGGATTTAGATCTGAAAGTCGTGGTTCATACAGGTCTTGTGACAGAAGATACCGCTCTCATGCTGAAGAAGGCAGATATTGATGCTGTCATGCTAGATATTATCGGTTCTTCAGATGTAGCAGAGCGGGTCTATCACATTGATGATGCAACAGAGAAAATGGCTGAATCACTGCGATTGCTAACCCAGTTTGAGATTCCAACTACCCCTCATGTTCTTATTGGCTTGAACTATGGCAAACTTGGGGGCGAACTTGAGGCGTTGAACCTGATTGCAGACTTTTCACCTGCAGCTCTTGTGATAATCGTCCTCAGCCCTGTCCGAAATACCCCCATGGAAGATGTTACCCCTCCTGCTCCAGAAGTTGTCGGAAAAATACTCACTATTGCAAGACTTGGTTTGGAACAAACCCCCCTCTTGTTGGGTTGTGCAAGACCCCTTGGAGATCATAAGATACAGACTGATAAATTGGCTATTCGGGCGGGTGTTAATGGAGTTGCTTTGCCAAGCCAAGAAGGAGTGGATTTTGCCAAGGAGAAAGGACTACATCCTGTCTACTTAGATGTCTGTTGTAGTCTTGCATATCAATGGTTATCATGA
- a CDS encoding CoA-binding protein: MANNNTDDIDVFFNARSVAIYGASQSPNSVGQAIVQNFIKPQYTGKVYAVNPKYDQVLGVHCYPNLQEIPGPVDLVVVAVPARIAPRVFEDIGEKGSKAAIVISGGFSETGEKGAQLEDEIVDIAQKHGIRIIGPNCVGVIDTQTNVDTFFLPEYRCGRPKPSNVANISLVSQSGAFAAAIADWTSELGLGISKIISLGNKCDVDDDDLLSYLAEDDSTQVICYYTEGYDKMGGRSFYRHAREITHHKPVIVCKSGRGERAKRAASSHTGSIAGSDNIADAAYKQSGIIRADNFEYMFDMAKGLAMQPAAKGDRVLIVTNGGGLGVMTTDALEAIGLAIPPPSPELHEKLNERLPGYCAIGNPIDVVGDSDSTRYDIAFEEAIGSGEYDIIVVGMLLQTPSLGMEITNVIANHQRQSEFPFVVVSMGGAFTTKAGEVMELMGCPTYATGEKAALAAKALAQFGEVKFGDEFNKTIDV; encoded by the coding sequence GTGGCAAACAACAATACTGATGATATTGATGTCTTCTTCAACGCTCGAAGCGTTGCAATTTATGGCGCTTCTCAGTCACCAAATAGCGTTGGACAGGCAATAGTCCAGAATTTCATAAAACCGCAGTATACGGGAAAAGTATACGCTGTTAATCCGAAGTACGACCAAGTACTCGGTGTGCATTGTTATCCCAATCTACAGGAGATACCAGGCCCTGTTGATCTCGTTGTGGTAGCTGTACCGGCCCGAATAGCACCACGTGTTTTCGAAGATATTGGTGAGAAGGGATCAAAGGCTGCAATCGTTATTTCAGGTGGTTTTTCTGAGACTGGAGAGAAAGGTGCACAGTTAGAAGACGAAATCGTCGATATTGCACAGAAGCACGGGATTCGGATAATTGGACCTAATTGTGTTGGGGTTATTGACACTCAAACAAATGTCGATACATTCTTCTTGCCAGAATACCGTTGTGGTAGACCAAAACCAAGTAACGTAGCCAATATTTCGCTTGTTTCCCAGTCAGGCGCATTCGCAGCTGCCATCGCGGACTGGACATCAGAATTAGGGCTCGGGATTAGTAAAATCATCAGCTTAGGGAACAAATGTGATGTTGATGATGACGATCTTCTCTCATACCTCGCCGAGGATGATTCAACACAGGTCATCTGTTACTACACCGAAGGCTATGACAAAATGGGAGGCCGTTCCTTCTACAGACATGCAAGAGAGATTACTCATCACAAGCCGGTAATCGTTTGTAAGTCAGGCAGAGGTGAGAGAGCTAAGCGTGCTGCCAGCTCCCATACCGGTTCAATTGCAGGATCGGACAACATTGCAGATGCGGCGTATAAGCAATCCGGCATTATCCGCGCAGACAACTTCGAGTACATGTTTGATATGGCAAAAGGCTTGGCAATGCAGCCAGCTGCTAAAGGTGACCGGGTCCTCATAGTGACTAACGGTGGAGGTCTAGGCGTGATGACCACAGATGCCCTTGAAGCTATTGGATTGGCTATTCCACCACCATCCCCGGAATTGCATGAGAAACTGAATGAAAGACTACCCGGCTACTGTGCCATAGGAAATCCAATTGATGTTGTAGGAGATTCGGATTCCACCCGTTATGATATCGCCTTCGAGGAGGCTATCGGCAGCGGTGAATATGACATTATTGTTGTAGGGATGTTACTGCAAACACCGAGTCTCGGCATGGAAATCACCAACGTGATAGCGAATCACCAACGCCAATCAGAATTCCCGTTCGTTGTAGTTTCTATGGGCGGGGCTTTCACGACGAAAGCAGGCGAGGTAATGGAATTAATGGGTTGCCCGACATATGCCACAGGGGAGAAGGCAGCACTAGCAGCCAAGGCACTTGCCCAGTTTGGAGAGGTCAAATTCGGCGATGAATTCAATAAGACTATAGATGTCTGA
- a CDS encoding acetate--CoA ligase family protein has translation MTKTERSDRLKIAKEIFKTAREEGRTFVLEHEAKKIMQEYDIPIPEFGTAATAEEAVKESKKIGYPVVLKILSKDVLHKSDAGGVKVNLNSDDEVKEAFEEIMENAKAYGKEQGHEVDLSRGVFISDFAEEGTEVIVGVTEDPQFGHALMFGLGGIFVEVLRDVTFRLIPLREVDAREMVKEIKASKILEGVRGEPPRDVDVLVDIIMAVSKMVEENPEISELDCNPTFVYAEGKGAKVVDARILIEKEQD, from the coding sequence ATGACAAAGACAGAGAGGTCTGATAGATTGAAGATTGCAAAGGAGATATTCAAAACCGCACGCGAAGAAGGAAGGACCTTCGTTTTGGAACACGAAGCCAAGAAGATTATGCAGGAGTATGATATTCCAATACCTGAATTTGGTACAGCTGCAACAGCTGAGGAAGCTGTCAAGGAAAGTAAAAAGATAGGATACCCAGTAGTTTTGAAGATTCTATCAAAAGATGTACTTCACAAATCTGATGCGGGCGGAGTCAAAGTCAATTTGAATAGCGATGATGAGGTCAAAGAGGCCTTCGAAGAAATCATGGAGAATGCAAAGGCATATGGGAAAGAACAAGGCCATGAGGTTGATCTCAGCAGGGGGGTATTCATTTCAGACTTCGCAGAGGAAGGAACTGAAGTGATTGTGGGAGTTACAGAAGATCCTCAGTTTGGCCATGCACTGATGTTTGGTCTTGGAGGTATATTCGTAGAAGTCCTCAGGGACGTAACCTTTCGGTTGATTCCTCTAAGAGAAGTGGATGCGCGCGAAATGGTCAAGGAGATAAAAGCCTCCAAGATTCTTGAAGGGGTTAGGGGCGAGCCTCCAAGAGATGTCGATGTACTTGTGGACATAATCATGGCAGTCTCTAAGATGGTAGAAGAGAATCCAGAGATATCAGAACTAGACTGCAACCCTACATTTGTATACGCTGAAGGAAAAGGGGCCAAGGTTGTAGATGCCCGCATTCTGATAGAGAAAGAACAGGACTAA
- the uppS gene encoding di-trans,poly-cis-decaprenylcistransferase: MNIAGPVYRLYEWWLNRQLDKENAPEHVGMILDGNRRYAREHGLDTPWYGHRKGAQKVMEVLKILWEAGVKICTIYAFSLENFKRAEKEVSEIMKIAREKFSEVVGNPDIHKNQVRIRAIGRVDLLPEEVAEAIRMAEEETKEYHKHILNVAIGYSGRAELVDAVKKIGREIKSGEISPDEIDETIVENHLYTNGIKDPDLIIRTSGEERLSGFLLWQSAYSELYFAQIYWPAVRRIDIWRALRAYEQRSRRYGR; the protein is encoded by the coding sequence ATGAATATCGCCGGACCAGTTTACCGACTCTATGAATGGTGGTTGAATCGCCAGCTGGATAAGGAGAATGCTCCAGAGCACGTTGGCATGATTCTCGATGGAAATAGGAGATACGCCCGAGAACATGGCCTCGATACACCATGGTATGGCCATCGAAAGGGCGCACAGAAAGTCATGGAAGTACTCAAAATCCTCTGGGAAGCCGGTGTCAAAATCTGTACAATATATGCCTTTTCGCTGGAGAATTTCAAAAGAGCGGAAAAAGAAGTTAGCGAAATTATGAAGATTGCTCGTGAGAAATTTTCCGAGGTTGTCGGGAATCCTGATATCCACAAAAACCAGGTTCGAATTCGGGCGATTGGCAGAGTCGATTTATTGCCCGAAGAAGTTGCTGAAGCGATACGAATGGCCGAAGAGGAAACAAAAGAGTACCATAAGCACATTCTCAACGTGGCTATAGGCTATTCTGGCAGAGCAGAACTCGTTGATGCAGTAAAGAAAATTGGTCGGGAAATCAAATCGGGCGAAATATCACCTGACGAAATTGACGAAACCATTGTCGAGAACCACCTTTACACCAATGGCATAAAGGATCCCGATTTGATAATAAGAACATCTGGAGAAGAACGTTTGTCTGGCTTCTTGCTTTGGCAATCGGCATACTCCGAGCTATACTTTGCTCAAATATACTGGCCAGCAGTGCGGCGTATCGATATATGGCGTGCTCTACGAGCTTACGAACAGCGTTCCAGACGCTATGGCCGCTGA
- a CDS encoding roadblock/LC7 domain-containing protein has product MAESRGETLESVLNELQGSIPEIQACAIVSVEGLPIVSALPTNVDEAKVAAMTAAMLTLGEKAAIELGKGDLEQVNIKGNDGWLLVIQAGMNACLTVSTTADAKLGLVFLDMKRAAEKVATMI; this is encoded by the coding sequence ATGGCGGAATCGCGCGGTGAAACGCTGGAAAGCGTACTAAACGAGTTACAAGGTAGTATTCCTGAAATACAGGCATGTGCGATAGTTAGTGTCGAAGGGTTGCCTATCGTTTCAGCCCTGCCTACGAATGTTGATGAGGCAAAGGTAGCTGCGATGACAGCCGCGATGTTGACTTTGGGAGAGAAAGCTGCCATTGAGCTAGGAAAGGGGGATTTGGAGCAGGTCAATATCAAGGGAAATGACGGTTGGCTTCTCGTAATTCAAGCTGGCATGAATGCCTGCCTTACTGTATCCACTACTGCCGATGCAAAATTGGGTTTGGTATTCTTGGACATGAAACGGGCGGCAGAAAAAGTCGCAACCATGATTTGA
- a CDS encoding gliding-motility protein MglA has product MRKDDKGRIHLKIVFYGPSLGGKTTALRWLYGKVEGLQKGDFTSIEDETNRTLFFDYVPMSAGGRVLFDVFTVAGQKRHRHQRKVVLQGTDGILFVADSSPDQRDENAESFEELKLFLGDSLQREVPIVIMLNKRDLPNRMSRDEMLDVLGLGGNIPVYETIAIQGVGVKRAFQAIAREVILKRMYK; this is encoded by the coding sequence ATGCGGAAGGACGATAAAGGTCGCATTCATCTAAAAATCGTATTCTATGGCCCAAGCCTAGGTGGAAAGACCACAGCACTACGATGGTTGTACGGTAAAGTCGAAGGACTACAGAAGGGTGATTTCACATCTATTGAAGATGAGACAAACCGAACACTCTTCTTCGACTATGTACCCATGAGTGCAGGCGGCCGGGTTCTGTTTGACGTATTTACAGTGGCTGGCCAAAAGCGACATCGGCATCAGAGAAAGGTCGTCCTCCAAGGAACCGACGGCATCCTCTTTGTTGCTGATTCATCTCCTGATCAGAGGGATGAGAATGCGGAGAGCTTTGAGGAGCTGAAGCTATTCCTCGGAGATTCTCTACAACGTGAAGTCCCCATAGTAATCATGCTCAACAAGAGAGATCTTCCAAACAGGATGTCACGAGACGAGATGCTCGATGTTTTAGGATTAGGCGGGAATATACCCGTGTATGAAACTATTGCTATACAGGGCGTTGGAGTTAAGAGGGCATTCCAAGCTATAGCACGAGAGGTAATACTCAAGCGAATGTACAAGTAA
- a CDS encoding roadblock/LC7 domain-containing protein — MSDPKQFDKILTEIIRQDKGIKRVILTDKTGLTIANVSKLAPFPVDTDSIGAIASAVFCASEEQGKNLQIGDLEIVTSEFSDGKIFASACGKGVLSVVSGAEVNIGLIRLVMKKQGKELADELDKFLAVETSTPAKSKELDEEGLKQALEELEKV; from the coding sequence ATGAGCGACCCAAAACAATTCGACAAAATCTTGACTGAGATTATTAGGCAGGATAAGGGGATTAAACGCGTTATCTTGACTGATAAGACCGGCCTTACCATTGCCAACGTATCAAAGTTGGCCCCTTTCCCTGTCGATACCGATTCGATTGGTGCTATTGCTAGCGCGGTTTTCTGTGCAAGTGAAGAACAAGGTAAGAATCTTCAGATCGGTGATTTGGAAATAGTCACCTCTGAGTTCTCCGATGGGAAAATCTTCGCATCGGCTTGTGGGAAAGGTGTTCTTAGCGTCGTTTCTGGAGCTGAGGTAAACATTGGACTCATTCGTCTTGTCATGAAAAAACAAGGCAAGGAATTGGCTGACGAGCTCGACAAGTTCTTGGCAGTTGAAACTTCAACTCCTGCTAAGAGTAAAGAGCTTGACGAGGAAGGACTCAAACAGGCTTTGGAAGAGCTCGAGAAGGTCTAG